Part of the Companilactobacillus zhachilii genome is shown below.
TGGCTAGTTTGAAGTAACGAGTTCTGCATTACATCTAGTAATTTCTGGGCAATCTCTTTATTTGAATCATCTTCTGTAAATGGAAAATCAGGATTGATAGTAGATATATCGTTGTAGTGTTGCTGTAATTCAGTGGCTAGTTTAATTTTAAAATCCTTGTAACCTTTTAAACCAATCTTGCGACACAGACGAACGATAGTCGATGTTGATGAAAATGTGGCACTGGCCAATTCTTGAATAGATTGGTTGATGACATGTTCTTGATTTTTAAGTATATAATTAGCAATTTGTTTTTCAGAACCATTAAAATTATGTCCTTGTGTTAATTGGTTGATGATTGTCATTTGTGTCCTCCAGCAGTTTATTGAAAAAATATTCCAAGAATAAGCGCTATTTAGCAATAATTTTGGAACAATTTGTCCAAGTTCGAGTAATTACTGATAAAGCTATTTTAACGTGTTTTAATGGTTAAGAACAAAGATGAGGAGTGATTCAAATGAAATTAGCAATTATTGGTTCAGGGATGATCGTCCATGATTTTCTAACAATCACTAAAGATTTGAAAAATACCGAACTGACAGCAATTATCGGGACAAAGAGAAGTTTAGATACTTTACAAGAATTGAAAGCCCAATATCAAATCGGAGCAGTTTATACTGATTTTGAGACAGCTTTGTTAGACAGTGATTTCGATACCGTCTACGTGGCAGTGCCTAATTTCTTACATTACGGTTTTGCTAAAAAAGCCTTGGAAAACGGCAAGAACGTGATTTCGGAGAAACCATTTACAGTTAAATATTCGGAATTTTTAGATTTAAAACGCATAGCTTTAGAAAAAAGATTAATTTTGTTAGAAGCAATTACCAATCAGTACTTACAAAACTACTTAGATTTGAAGAAAAAGTTACCTGAATTGGGTGATTTGAAATTGATTGAAAGTAATTATTCACAATATTCATCACGTTATGATGCGTTCGAAGCCGGCAAAGTGTTACCAGCTTTTGATCCAAAAAAAGGTGGCGGAGCATTGATGGATATAAATATTTATAATGTTCACTTTATCGTAGGTTTACTAGGTCGACCACAGTCGGTACAATATTTGCCAAATATTGAACGAGAAATAGATACGTCAGGTATTTTAATGCTCGATTATGGAAACACTAAAGCAGTAGCCATCGGAGCCAAAGATTCAGCTTCACCAATTGGTAAAACGGTTTTACAGGGAAATAAAGGCACAATTGTAGTTAATGGACCCACTAACGTGATGAGTTCATTTGATGTTTATGATAAAGATAAAAAATTATTAGAAAAAGTTGACCATAATATTTATCCACATCGAATGTATCAAGAATTTGTCGAATTTGAACAAATTATTCAGAAGAATGACTTAGTAGGGGTAGCTCAAAGATTACAACATAGTGAGGATGTAATGTGGGTCGTTGATCAAGCACTGAAATCCGCTGATTTACAATTGGGATAAAGAAAAAGAAGATTTTAGTTAGAGTATTATTTTGGAGCTTGCACTAAGATTTAGAGGTACAAGGTTTTTAGTTAAGCTGCTCTATTTTTCAGATTATAAAGATAGTAACTACCATATATTCCAGTCTCAATATTATTTTGTATAAAAAACCACAAATAAACTAGCCGGAAGGAGCAAAGAAATTAGATTGCTGTGAAGGTGGCGTTAGTGCTTTAGCACTTACACCACGGGACGAACTTTGAAACTCGCGGTTTTTGCGAGGTTCAAAGTCGAGGCCTGAGACCTTGGCTCAGGCCGGTCCCCACAGCGACCTAATTTCTTTGCTCCTGGAGGCGGCATATAAATAATAAATAATTGTATATTGAATCTAAATTAAAAAAAGATTAATATAATTAACAATTAAGAAACGAATCAGGTGGTTTGATGAGGCAAGCAAGAGCTAACCGCAATCTATTATTAGTTGCCTTTATGTGGGGAACCAGTTATACATTTATTAAAATGGCAATTGCCGCAAACATGCCGCCATCAGTTATTAATACTCTGCGAGGTTTGATTTCAGCCATTTTGGTTTATATCTTTTTTCGGAAGGTTATTAATACGATGACATGGCAAGAATTTAAAATAGGTGCTGTCTGTGCCATTTTTAATTTCGTGGTCGTACAATTACAGTCGACCGGTTTAAAATATACGACACCGAGCAACAGCTCCTTTATAACGTCGATTTATGTGATATTGTTGCCGTTTATTGCATGGCTGTTTTTCAAACGTGTGCCACCATTAAAAATATACTTGTCTATTATCTTTTGCCTATTAGGAATGATATTTTTGACAGGTATTATTACGACTGGCTTTGAATTTCATATGGGTGATTTCCTGACGTTGCTTAATGCCATTTTCTATGCTTTTCAAATGACTTATTATGGGTATGCGACTAAAAATGCTCGGCCACAAATTATCGCTTTTCAACTTGGATTTGTCCAAGCAATTTGTGGAACTTTATATGCGTTGACCATTGATTATGGAAAACTACCACAGATCAATTGGTCAGTAGCGATTGGGCCAGTGATTTATCTAGGAGTGATTGCTACTTTTGCAGCGCAAGTTATTCAAGTGACGAGTCAAAAGTATACTGATACGGTTACCGCGGGACTGGTTTTGATGACAGAATCATTATTTGCTAGTTTGGTATCAGTTTTGTTCCATGTCGAACCTTTGACACAACATTTGATTATTGGAGGGAGCTTGATTATTTTAGCAACCTTGATTGCTCAATTTGATTTGCGTGGTGTTATTAGTCGTTATGTTGTTAAGCAAAATGGCATCAAGAAATACTGATTTGTGAGAAACTATATTTTTGAGGAGGATTTTTTATGACTGAACTATCACTATTAAATAAACAATTGGATGCACTACTTTTTGAGGAAGCTAACATGGTTGCCAACTTGGCTAATGCTAGTGCCTTGATCAATGACATGTACGAAGATTTAAATTGGGCAGGTTTTTATTTATACAATGAGAAAACAGATGAGTTAGATTTGGGACCATTTCAAGGAAAGGTAGCCTGTATGCACATTAAGAATGGTAACGGAGTGGTCGGAACAGCTTTTAAAGATCAACAAATTCATCGTGTAGCCAATGTTCATGAATTCCCCGGTCACATTGCTTGTGACAGTGCCAGTAATTCTGAAATTGTGGTACCAATTACCAAAGATGGTCAAAAATTAGGCGTTTTGGATATTGATTCACCATCTTTGAATCGATTTACTGCTGAAAATGAAGCAGAATTGGGCCAATTTGTGGAAGTTTTACTCAAACATATTGGCTAATTTATTCTTTATTTTGAATATTTAATAAAAAACAAAATCACATCACTGTTGATTGCAAGACCAACGATGATGTGATTTTTAGTTGAAAATTTGATTGTAGTACTCTAAGTAAAATTCTTGGGTGTTTGGCAAGGCGACGACTTTAGTTACACTAGTATTGCGAGGTTCAGGTAAGGTCATTGGGTCCTGTGGTTTTAAAACGTCCAAGGCCAATGCTTTAACAGTGAAACCGTGGGTGATGCAAATGATTTTATCGTCAGGATATTTTTGCATCGTCTCTGTAACAAAATCGTGGACGCGATTAATGACATCTTCAAAAGTTTCGCCATGTGGGGCGTATTTAACATAAATCGGTAGGACGTCATTCAAATAATTATTGTAAGCATCAGGATGGAGTTTCCTTAACTCAGCGTTTTTGTGGCCGTCCCATTCGCCATAAGAAATTTCTAACAAACGTTTGTCGTAAAAAATAGGTAAGTCTGCTTTAGCGTTTAAAATATTTGCAGTTTGTTTAGTCCGTTCCAAAGGACTGCTAATAATTTTATCAGCAAAGCTAATATCAAATTTATCGGCCAAGTGTTGCGCTTGTTTTTTACCGTTGTCATTCAAATAAGTCATTTCGGTATTGATTGTACCTTGTTTCATTTTCATCACGTTGGCAGCAGTCTGTCCGTGACGGATAAAGTAAAATTCTGTCATATGAGCTCCTTTTGATAATTGTATTAAATGTGTACTAGTTGTTTTTTTTATTATGGATTTGGAATTAATTTTGAAGTCAAAAGATTCAGAATATACTACATACCATATCTTTTTAGGAATCTATGCCAAAATAATAGAAAGAATATTTACTATTGATTCCAAACCAAAAAATAAACTAGCCGGAAAGAGCAAGAAATTTAGGTCGCTATGCAGGTGGCGTTGGCGCTTCAGCGCCTACACCACGGGACGACTTTTGAAACTCGCGATTTGTGCGAGGTTCAAAAGCGAGCCGAAAGACGTAAGGCTGTCGGCGGTCCCCATAGCGACCTAAATTTCTTGCTCTTGGAGGCGGCATATATATAACCAACACAACGCATATTATATTAAAAAATTGTAACGTAGTTAGTTGACAATTAAAATAAAAATGTTAAAGTATCTTTAAGTTAATTGGAGGTATTTTAATATGAAAAAATTAAATTTGAATATTTTAACAGTCTCCTCTAAGTCTACACATAATACATGTAGGCTTATTAACTAATTGACTTAGTAAAAGCCTCATGTATGTAAAGCTATTTTACATCTGTGAGGTTGATTAATTGTAAGCAAACTGACTCCTCGCAGAAACTATTCTGTGGGGATTTTTTTTATCTTAATTTTAATTCAAGGAGTGGTAAAAATGACAATTTATAACTTTTCAGCTGGACCTGCAACGATGCCTGCTGAAGTGATTCAAGAAATTAAAAATGATTTACCTTCATACAAAAATTCAGGCATGAGTGTTATGGAAATCTCTCATCGATCCGCTCTGTTTGAAGAGATTTTCCAAAAGGCACAACAAGATATGCGTGACTTATTAAAGATACCTGATAATTATCAAGTGCTCTTTTTCCAAGGTGGTTGTACATTGCAATTCACTGCGGCTCCACTAAATTTGGCAAATAAATATCATCGGATTGCTTTGCTAGATAGTGGTCATTGGGCAGAACGTGCTGGAGCAGAAGCCAAACGAGTTGGTGTAAAAGTTGATGTCTTGGATTCTTCTGAAAAGGATCATTATACTAAATTGCCAAGTTTGGAAAAGCTTCAAAAAGATACGTATGATTACCTGCATATCACAACTAATAATACCATTGAAGGTACGGCCTATACACAGTTGCCCAATACCGATACGACTGAATTAGTGGGTGATATGTCATCCAATTTTATGGGTCAACGTTATGATGTGAAACAATTTGGAGCAATTATGGCCGGAGCACAGAAGAATTTGGGTATTGCCGGATTGACTATTGTAATCGTTCGCGATGATTTGATTGGAAAAGTACCTAATTTACCAAGTATGCTTGATTATCAGTTGTTTGCAAAAAAGGAATCAATGTTTAATACACCACCAGTTTTCGCAATTTATGCAGCAGGATTAGTTCTTCAATGGTTAAAAAATCAAGGTGGAATTGATGAAATGGAACATCGTAACCGTCAAAAATCAGGTTTACTATATGATTTCTTAGATAATTCAAAATTGTTTGAAGCACCAGTTATTAAAAAAGACCGTTCGTTAACAAATGTTGTCTTTGTGACTGGTAATCCCGAAATTGATCAACAAGTGGTTAGTCAGGCGGCCGAAAGCGGACTAGTTAATATTAAAGGCCACCGTTTGGTTGGTGGTATGAGAGCTAGTTTGTACAATGCAATGCCCTATGAAGGGGTTGAACACTTGGTTGATTTTTTGAAAAATTTTGAAAAAAATTATAGGGGGAAACACTAATGTATGCAGTTAAAACTTTTAATGCCATTGCTCAGGCCGGTTTGGATACTTTCACAGAAGACTTTACCATTAATCAAACTGATGAACCGGATGCTTATTTAATCCGGTCGGTCAATCTTTTAAAAGCTGATTTTCCAGAAAGCTTAAAGACAATTGTTCGTGCTGGTGCAGGTGTTAATAATGTGCCATTAGGACGAGCAACAGAACAGGGAATTGCCGTTTTCAACACTCCTGGCAGTAATGCTAATGCTGTTAAAGAATTAGTCATTTCACTAATGATTGCGACCGCACGGAATTTATTTGCGGCACATGATTATTCTGATAGACATACTGAAGCTGATGTTTCTCAACGAACGGAAAAAGATAAAACTAAGTTTAATGGAACTGAACTAGCAGGAAAACGAATCGCTGTAATAGGTTTGGGTAATGTAGGTTCAATGGTCGCTAATGCAGCTTTAGCTTTAGGGATGAAAGTTATCGGCTATGATCCATACTTATCAGCTAACGCTGCCTGGCGCATCAATAATCGAGTTAAACGGGTGGATTCTATTAAAAAAGCTGTTAAGGGAGCTGACTTTGTAACTGT
Proteins encoded:
- a CDS encoding Gfo/Idh/MocA family protein, coding for MKLAIIGSGMIVHDFLTITKDLKNTELTAIIGTKRSLDTLQELKAQYQIGAVYTDFETALLDSDFDTVYVAVPNFLHYGFAKKALENGKNVISEKPFTVKYSEFLDLKRIALEKRLILLEAITNQYLQNYLDLKKKLPELGDLKLIESNYSQYSSRYDAFEAGKVLPAFDPKKGGGALMDINIYNVHFIVGLLGRPQSVQYLPNIEREIDTSGILMLDYGNTKAVAIGAKDSASPIGKTVLQGNKGTIVVNGPTNVMSSFDVYDKDKKLLEKVDHNIYPHRMYQEFVEFEQIIQKNDLVGVAQRLQHSEDVMWVVDQALKSADLQLG
- a CDS encoding DMT family transporter, which encodes MRQARANRNLLLVAFMWGTSYTFIKMAIAANMPPSVINTLRGLISAILVYIFFRKVINTMTWQEFKIGAVCAIFNFVVVQLQSTGLKYTTPSNSSFITSIYVILLPFIAWLFFKRVPPLKIYLSIIFCLLGMIFLTGIITTGFEFHMGDFLTLLNAIFYAFQMTYYGYATKNARPQIIAFQLGFVQAICGTLYALTIDYGKLPQINWSVAIGPVIYLGVIATFAAQVIQVTSQKYTDTVTAGLVLMTESLFASLVSVLFHVEPLTQHLIIGGSLIILATLIAQFDLRGVISRYVVKQNGIKKY
- a CDS encoding GAF domain-containing protein — its product is MTELSLLNKQLDALLFEEANMVANLANASALINDMYEDLNWAGFYLYNEKTDELDLGPFQGKVACMHIKNGNGVVGTAFKDQQIHRVANVHEFPGHIACDSASNSEIVVPITKDGQKLGVLDIDSPSLNRFTAENEAELGQFVEVLLKHIG
- a CDS encoding histidine phosphatase family protein yields the protein MTEFYFIRHGQTAANVMKMKQGTINTEMTYLNDNGKKQAQHLADKFDISFADKIISSPLERTKQTANILNAKADLPIFYDKRLLEISYGEWDGHKNAELRKLHPDAYNNYLNDVLPIYVKYAPHGETFEDVINRVHDFVTETMQKYPDDKIICITHGFTVKALALDVLKPQDPMTLPEPRNTSVTKVVALPNTQEFYLEYYNQIFN
- the serC gene encoding 3-phosphoserine/phosphohydroxythreonine transaminase, which gives rise to MTIYNFSAGPATMPAEVIQEIKNDLPSYKNSGMSVMEISHRSALFEEIFQKAQQDMRDLLKIPDNYQVLFFQGGCTLQFTAAPLNLANKYHRIALLDSGHWAERAGAEAKRVGVKVDVLDSSEKDHYTKLPSLEKLQKDTYDYLHITTNNTIEGTAYTQLPNTDTTELVGDMSSNFMGQRYDVKQFGAIMAGAQKNLGIAGLTIVIVRDDLIGKVPNLPSMLDYQLFAKKESMFNTPPVFAIYAAGLVLQWLKNQGGIDEMEHRNRQKSGLLYDFLDNSKLFEAPVIKKDRSLTNVVFVTGNPEIDQQVVSQAAESGLVNIKGHRLVGGMRASLYNAMPYEGVEHLVDFLKNFEKNYRGKH
- a CDS encoding phosphoglycerate dehydrogenase; amino-acid sequence: MYAVKTFNAIAQAGLDTFTEDFTINQTDEPDAYLIRSVNLLKADFPESLKTIVRAGAGVNNVPLGRATEQGIAVFNTPGSNANAVKELVISLMIATARNLFAAHDYSDRHTEADVSQRTEKDKTKFNGTELAGKRIAVIGLGNVGSMVANAALALGMKVIGYDPYLSANAAWRINNRVKRVDSIKKAVKGADFVTVHVPKNNETINLLTTKEISEMKDGVVLFNYSRIGIVDNQAVIKAIRSQKISHYCTDFGEPIIADHPNITITPHIGGSTLEAESNGAIQGANTVMDYLESGDTTNCVNLPNMQIPFETAYRVTVIHQNVPNMVGQISTQIATRGINIETMSNAAKEKIAYTIIDVDDLPVENQSALIAALEKIKEVYRVRVIKHK